In Pseudomonas poae, a single genomic region encodes these proteins:
- a CDS encoding efflux transporter outer membrane subunit, translated as MKLRYSVLVVSLMLGGCMVGPDYQKPAMALPQSFKEGAQWQRAVSNPQGALDSQWWLAYQDPVLNDLVARSAKANQSIIAAEAAYRLAQAQAASSRAGLWPTVGVGLSGSRGEGGDGTTSSTTTSAGVKNTVSATLTASWEPDLWGQVRRGIESSQATAQQSDALLAGVRLSISSSVASNYLALRQMDIDVRLLQQQQTINQQLLEMIQAQFTQGVATNDQLLVAQDQLTTSIADLQTSQRDREQYEHALAVLVGMAPSEFSVAPRNDFSFVVPRPPLTLPSTLLQRRPDVVAAERSAAAANAKIGVAEAAFFPTLDLTASLGYRGSALGGLFSLPNRIWTLGPALAETIFDGGAREAAVKQAEASYDQIAANYRGTVLSALQNVEDNLSAINHLQTQADAFQQVFARNQQLFGSQEAQLRAGTVSREAVLTQQLVLLQAEQNLRDTQGQLSQGSVALIQSLGGGWQTTGK; from the coding sequence ATGAAACTCAGATACAGCGTGCTGGTGGTTAGCCTGATGCTCGGCGGCTGCATGGTCGGGCCGGATTACCAGAAACCGGCCATGGCGTTGCCGCAGTCGTTCAAGGAGGGCGCGCAGTGGCAGCGCGCGGTGTCCAATCCCCAGGGCGCGTTGGACAGCCAATGGTGGCTGGCGTATCAGGACCCGGTGTTGAACGATTTGGTGGCGCGGTCGGCCAAGGCCAACCAGTCGATCATTGCGGCGGAGGCCGCCTATCGGCTGGCCCAGGCACAGGCCGCATCGAGCCGAGCCGGGCTGTGGCCGACGGTGGGCGTGGGGTTGTCGGGATCGCGAGGCGAGGGCGGTGACGGCACGACCTCCAGCACCACCACCTCCGCCGGCGTGAAAAACACGGTGAGCGCCACGCTCACCGCCAGCTGGGAGCCGGACCTTTGGGGCCAGGTGCGTCGGGGCATCGAGTCGAGCCAGGCCACGGCGCAGCAGTCCGATGCTTTGCTGGCCGGCGTGCGTTTGTCCATCAGTTCCAGCGTGGCCAGTAACTACCTGGCGTTGCGCCAGATGGATATCGATGTTCGTTTGTTGCAGCAGCAACAGACCATCAACCAGCAGTTGCTGGAGATGATCCAGGCCCAATTCACCCAAGGCGTCGCGACGAATGACCAACTGCTGGTGGCCCAGGACCAGCTGACCACGTCAATTGCCGACCTGCAAACCTCGCAGCGTGACCGTGAACAGTATGAGCACGCCCTGGCGGTGCTGGTGGGCATGGCGCCCAGCGAGTTCAGCGTGGCGCCGCGCAATGATTTCAGCTTCGTCGTACCCCGGCCACCGTTGACCTTGCCGTCGACGTTGCTGCAACGGCGACCGGATGTGGTAGCCGCCGAGCGCTCGGCGGCGGCGGCCAACGCAAAGATCGGCGTGGCGGAGGCCGCGTTTTTCCCGACGTTGGACCTCACGGCTTCGCTGGGCTATCGCGGCAGCGCGTTGGGTGGATTGTTCTCCCTGCCCAACCGCATCTGGACGTTGGGCCCAGCGTTGGCGGAGACGATCTTTGATGGCGGCGCGCGTGAAGCGGCGGTCAAGCAGGCCGAGGCCAGTTATGACCAGATCGCCGCCAACTATCGCGGCACTGTGCTTAGCGCTTTACAGAACGTTGAGGACAACCTGTCGGCGATCAATCATCTGCAGACCCAGGCCGATGCCTTCCAACAGGTGTTTGCGCGTAACCAGCAGTTGTTCGGCAGCCAGGAGGCACAGCTGCGTGCGGGTACGGTAAGCCGCGAGGCGGTACTGACTCAGCAGTTGGTGTTGTTGCAGGCCGAGCAGAATCTGCGGGATACCCAAGGGCAGTTGAGCCAGGGCAGTGTGGCGTTGATCCAGAGTTTGGGGGGAGGCTGGCAGACGACTGGGAAATAA